In Actinoplanes octamycinicus, the genomic window GCGAGCGTACGGCCGGAACGCTCTCCGGTGGCCAGCGGCGCCGCCTCGACATCGTGATGGGCGTGCTGCACCAGCCCCGGCTGATCTTCCTCGACGAGCCGTCCACGGCGCTCGACCCGCAGAGTCGAAACAACCTCTGGCAGCACATCCGGTCGTTGCGCGACGAGCACAACTGCACCGTCTTCCTCACCACGCACTATCTCGACGAGGTGGACGCGCTGTGCGAGCGGATCCTGATCATTGACGCCGGCCGGATCATCGCCGAGGGCAGCCCGGACGTCCTGAAAGCGGAGATCTCCGGCGACCAAGTCACGCTGGGCGTGAGCGATCCGGCGGAAGCCGCGGCGACGGTCACCCGCGAGCCGGAGGTGCAGGACCTGACCACGCACGGCACGCACCTGAGCTTCCGGGTGCCGGGCGGGGACACCGTGGTGCCCGTGCTGATGCGTGCCCTGGACGCGGCCGGCGTCACCGTCACCTCGGTGCAGATCCAGCGGCCGACCCTCGACGACGTCTTTCTCACCCTCACCGGCCGCAGTCTGCGCGAAGCCGGCCCGACTCCCGACCCGGCGTAGGCCGGGTCCCGACCCCTGGCCCAAGAGGGATGACCATGCAACTAGTGCGGCAGACCGGCCTGATCCTGCGGCGCACGGCGCGTACCTGGTATCGCAGCCCCGTCGCGATCTTCGTTGGGTTCTCCGGTCCACTCATCTATCTCGTTCTGTTCGGGCCGCTGCTGGAGGGCAGCCTCGGCGGTGACCCGTGGCAGTGGT contains:
- a CDS encoding ATP-binding cassette domain-containing protein produces the protein MIKVRGLAKTFKTRGRTVPAVQGVDIDVAEGEMVGFLGPNGAGKSTTLRMLATLLRPSAGEAVVAGCDLLSDPSGVRRRIGYVGQGNGAGAGQRVAEELITQARLYGMPAAAARERVGELLERFDLAALGERTAGTLSGGQRRRLDIVMGVLHQPRLIFLDEPSTALDPQSRNNLWQHIRSLRDEHNCTVFLTTHYLDEVDALCERILIIDAGRIIAEGSPDVLKAEISGDQVTLGVSDPAEAAATVTREPEVQDLTTHGTHLSFRVPGGDTVVPVLMRALDAAGVTVTSVQIQRPTLDDVFLTLTGRSLREAGPTPDPA